The Arachis ipaensis cultivar K30076 chromosome B05, Araip1.1, whole genome shotgun sequence nucleotide sequence CTTCCCTCCCACAAGCAATCAAAACGCTAGGAATAGACATGGAATCCATCTTCCCCCCATTTGCAAGCAGCATTTTTCTGAAACAATGGATAACACGCAAATATAATTCAACCCTTAGAAACCCCGAAATCATCAAATTCCATGCCACAAAGTCCCTACAAAGCATCTTGGAAAACACCAAGTATGCGTTTGTTATCCCTCTGCATTTCACATAAAACTCGAACAAAGAACTAGCCACAACAACATACCTTTTATAGCCAAGTCTTATCACCCAACCATGACACACCTTACCAAAACAATAATCACCTACTCCTACACAAGCCTTAAAAAGCTGAGGCAATGTATAATGATCTAGGCCGAGATTACAGCGCTTGAACTCGCCAAAAATAGCTGAAGCATTGGAATACAAGGAAGCTTCATTATACGAGGCAATCATGATGTTCCATGAATGCATGTTTCTTATGGTTATTGTGTCGAACACCCTCCGTGCATAACAGAGAAGGCGCAATCTACAATAAGCTAGCAAGAGATCGGTCTGAAGAGTGAAATGTAGAAGCAATCCTTTGAGAATAGTTTGGACGTGACATTGCTTAGCTTGCAAAACTGCGAAATGGCACACAACTTCGGAGCAAAAACGACAACTTCAAAGCTATGTTCCAACATATTTCGATTGTGTCATAGATTCTTCctataacaaaaaaaaacttaTGACTATGTAAAAGATTGGTCAATTATATCAAAAAGTCTAAGTTTATCATTCAATGGTATTATAATTGGAAAAGAATAGagctttttttaattattgatatcCACGATAGGCCAggcattattaattaataaaagaaccCCAACAATAACTCAAAATGAAAgtgcataaaaaaattaaaaacaaaaatcacGCAATAATAATTGATACTAAAAATCAACATCAAATCCATCCTAGCTGTATTCAAGGGAGACAAAATTATATTATACATATGTTGCACTTGTACAACTTAATTTCCTTTCACCtaaaacaaaagtaaaaataaaagctTAATTGATTGTTATTTGTTAAGATGAAAAGACGAAGCACATATATATAGAGGGCAGGTTTTATGTGGTTGAAATAAAAACTTGTTCAAAAATCAAAAGTGTTGCACTCAGGTATAGTGCGTGTTGATACATGTATTTGGACAtccattttaaaaattaaaaaaaaattagtggatGAAGACGAAGCTAACGATGGGTTAAAGTTAACTTTTATGTCATTTGTGGAGTAAGACCATAGAACATTACCATGGTATGAGGCAAATCCGAAAAAGCTAAATGCTTCGGATACATCATATATTGGACAAAGTCTTCTATTtttgcatttatttatttatttcatttgcATAATGCATAAACTGtatatgttatttatttattccttTGGATGGGTGGTGTGTTGCATTACATCATTGCATTAACTCCAAATTGCAAATGTTTCAAAGATGATGTACCTTGGCTTTAGTCCTTCCGTAAAGTCACTCCCACGTTGGTCCGTTGGATGGAAAAATAAACCATGTACTGCTGGAATGGAATATATGTAGACGAAAGAATAAAGGGGCACTAATATTATGCAATTTTTAGGTACAAAAGAGTCATATTAGGTTGCAAAAGTTGGCCAATAATAACTTAAATTATAAGAGAAAAATGTTATTTAATACTGTTCTTGTGTTTAATACATTTAATGAACAAAGAGGGTAGGGCGTGTATTTTTGCCAAGTTTTTTTTATAATGGCACATTATTTTGAAATCCAagttaagatttttttaaaaaactattttACCATTCAAATGCTTTTATAAGACTTCAAATACATATATTTAATTTGTAGTATTGgcgagattttttttttttctctcactAAACTCATAATATTAGAACTTAGGCGGCATTTGTTTCTAAGAACAGGACAAGATAAGACACTGAAAATAGGACAGGATAAGACACTGATaaatagaaacataaaattttgtgttcttgtattctatttggtgataaattaaaacaaattatgaaaatttaatttatttttatttttttattcaaaaatttgagatgaaaaatataacaataaaaaatataattatgaaaaattaacaaaaataatgaaaaaaataaaaaataagttgtgtcccttgttagtgttTCTGTGTCCTTCCTATCAGtatggacacaaaatacattaATTCAGTGTTTTTGGATACATTATCTCTGTCTATGTCTCTTCTATTAAACACAATTTTATATCTCACTATCTCTATCTCAATGTCCTGTTTTTATAAACAAACGCAGCATGGTAATATTATTGAAATTCTAGTTTTGTGGGAAAGGCCACCATCAATCCGACTCAATCTTGCTCATATATACCCAAATGGACCtaatattactttaatttataggGCGGTTACATCTAGTTTGTCCTTTATAATTGGCCAACTATTCCAACCCCAAAATCCTATGATTATGATTAACACTActgaataaataatttttattcatCTTCATCTCATACTCTTCTTGTCCAAATATATACAATTTATCCGTTACATtcattaatcaattaattatacACTAATTATGAAAtattaaactaaataaaaaaatcatcaaAAGTGATAGctaagcatagaaaaataagagTGATAATTGAGATGAATGAAATTAGAGTAATGATTANNNNNNNNNNNNNNNNNNNNNNNNNNNNNNNNNNNNNNNNNNNNNNNATGAAAACAAAACTTTTGTTATTTAAAAAATAGAAAGATAATCAGAAGATGCATTAAAACTCCTAATCATTTTTCataaaattaattactcaaaataaaaaaatgtatttttgttAAAGTGAATATTGAATGGGATGGAAATGTGTGAAAGATGCCAAAACAGTTTGTAATAAAAGAATAGAAACAAAATGGATGAAAATGAAATACAAATATATTGATAGCATTTCTATAAACAACACATACATATATACAGTTGGTTAGAGCgatactttttttttctcttatttactaATCTTGAGTATTTAATAACTATATCAGGATATCTTGAGTTATGTCTTCCGTAGAATTTTCAATATTAGTAAAAATGTCTGATAATAGAAGAATATAAGtaatataaaataaacaaataaataaaagccACTCTTCACTCATAGTTTCACAAGGCAGTGAAGGGGTAGGTGTAGAATAGCGTGAACCATGATGCTTAGCCAAGAAAAAAAGATTGTGTGAAATATCAAATATGCCACATTCATATTCATGATATAAGGTGGGTGCCTACGTAATATATGTGGGTTTTAGATTGTTCACACCTTCAATCCAATAAAAGATAACCACATTGCATTACATGTTGATTCTTAATGAAttggttttttctttttattttttatttctttttttttccgatttaaGAGTTTGTGCTACTGCTCCCACCTCTTTTTGCTTAGACTTTTGTTCCGAGAATTACTTGAAATTTGGTTGCTTTGGATCTGAACGTGAGATTCAGACTCTTTTTCGCGCAACGTACGACGTCTACTGGTATTGAAGTGGATGCTTAAATTAGTAAGGatttaagtaggtttttagtagattgggttcGAAGAATATTTGAAGGTAGCAAGATATTTATAAGTATAAACGTAAAGTCAATAACCACCCTTTGAGTAGTTTCACCTTTGATGGTAGATCGATTACTCCTTTTTGTTAGGAAGGTTGTTGAAATCTCCTTTTTAGATGAGTAAGAGAGATTGTAGTAATTAGTTAAGATTTATCTTATTTGAATGAGTCGGGCCAAGTTGGCGCTGTGTGGGCCGACCTTTATGAGGTCAGATAGGTCCCAGAGTGTGGTTTGGACTCTTACTCTGTAGACTGGGCTTTTAATTATTTTAGGTTTGGCTAAATTGTGGGCCAGTGCATGAATAATGCTCCCTGTTCGAGGTCGAGATTTATGAAGTCGGATTCGAGCAATCAGATGACCAAGTCGAAAT carries:
- the LOC107641643 gene encoding putative pentatricopeptide repeat-containing protein At3g25060, mitochondrial; translated protein: MHSWNIMIASYNEASLYSNASAIFGEFKRCNLGLDHYTLPQLFKACVGVGDYCFGKVCHGWVIRLGYKRYVVVASSLFEFYVKCRGITNAYLVFSKMLCRDFVAWNLMISGFLRVELYLRVIHCFRKMLLANGGKMDSMSIPSVLIACGREGDLMKGKEVHCYVVKNFEFDVDAPVGNALIDMYGKCGCLNDSEKVFRTMRHMNVVTWTTMISCYGMYGNGEEVRKHSCCFRRWLMEELHQILSHLQQP